TCGCAGTCTAACAAAGTCCAACAAAATCGGAAATTTCTGCAGCCAGTACAAGCACATCACTTGCTCTGTATTGCCCTTCCACTCCAGGACCCGCAATTCTCCCGAGATGGACCTGGGAAAGAGCTAATgcatctatatggaacagccgATCGAACGAGAGATGCCGGTCCTGCACTTATTAAGTATTTGTTTATCTGCATCGGCTAACATCACGTCCTCCCGCCTTTTTATCACAGCCATAAAGCAACAACCTTGCAACTGGAGAAAATCGTCCGTAGACGACAGTGTACTACTTTCTCGGGATCATCTCCCATTCGGATTCCGTAAAACTAAGCAGCGCAAAAAGCCGAAACAGAACAAGATTCAGTAGAAACGCGGACATCCGTCCTCGCGGCGGAGGACAACGAGGGACGTACCCGTACATGAAGACCTCGTCGCTCTCCCTGATCGTCTTCTGGCAGTAGCAGCACCTCTCGAGGAAGTTCCCGATCCGCTCCTGGCCCGAGTCCTCCGCCCCGGGGGACGACAGCGTCAGGatccccggcggcggcggcggcggcgcggagGGGGAGGCGAGGGCGGTGCGGAGGTGCCGGCGGAGCTCGGGGAGTCGGGGACGGGGGAGGAGGGCCGGTTGGCGACGCCGGCGacgccggagccggagccggagccggaggaGCGGGCGGCGTTGCGGGAGCGCTTCACGGACATGGCCGATCGGTCGCCGGACGGGGAGAGAGCCTAGGGTTTGACAGCGAGCCAGAgagatagatagatagagagagagagagagatggcgagTGGGTTTAGGTGGACGGCGAGTGGGGGGGTTTTTGGTGATTTGAAATGAAGGGCGTATGAGAGTCGTACGGCAAGAACAGAGAACagtagagatagagagagagagagagagggaaacaGTGAGTGAGGGAGCGAGTATATATAGGCTACGGTGGTCCCCGCGGAAGCTTCCTCTTCTCgttttcaagttttgttttggcAGCATCCCCGCACCACCGCCCTCCGGCCGCACGCCTTTTTGACCTCCGTCGTCCTGCCTTCCTCGAAAAGTAAAGACGAACAAAGAAGACGGAAAAGGATTCTCAACACATTCTTGACCCTCCGGAAACTGCTCTCCCCCCTTTTTGACCTTCCCCGTCGCCCGAGGACGGTGACTGAACGGAAGCTCGCCGGGGCAGCCGGATCGAGAGGCTTCGTCCGCGAGCAGATTGCGGACGTGAGGATTCGACGACGATTCTGGGAGGAGGTCGTCTCCGGGGATTGATGCGGGGCTTCTGTCGCCCACGCCGCCGTGATTATCGTAACCTGCGAGCTTCGGGCCTCTGATTCGCGGCTTCTGCCTCGGGAATATCGTGGTCAAAAAAGGAACCAGCGGTCGAATCGGTTCTCCCTCCTCCACTATCCTTCTTCGAATAGCGTCAGTCCTATCTTCATGATTTTCGCGCCGTATGCTGATGCTTTTTAGGGGATAAATCCTTCGATCGGGGAATTTCGGGGAAAACCCGCCCCGTGACCGTGAAAACTTGCtttgatttggattttgattCTTCGGCTTCCTGAATTATTTCGCACGACGTTTCCGAATCTCGGTGCTCATTTTGATTGATTCCTGCGTTTGATTTTGTCTTTGAGTGTAAACCGAAAATCAATAGTATACAGCCTTCTTGTTCATGGGACATTTTCAAGTTCTAGGTTTTATTTCACGGATGATTTGGAtgatacttttaaaaaaattgcttgtatcattaaaaaaaaaaaacgaataaaaaaataatatttttattatctataaagatgtttaaatatttattgttgtcgataatgaaaatattttcgattaattaacaatttcaagaaatagaagagattatttttagaaaaatagttttcaaattattcatgtttttgtgaaacaaacaaacTCCATATACAAAAATAGAAAGGAGTTTCTATGAACAAATTTTTTGGCTGAGGACCTCAGCAGTTATACGGAAAACAATTTCATTAACTGAAAAAGTTTCATTGGATTTAATTTTACAAAACTTCACAAAAAGCACATGCTAATTTATCCTAGTGGACTTAAAATGGGACCTTTgtaggccaattttttttttagggtcatAAACGTTTGTAGGCAATTGCAAGACTAAGTTTTGCACCTGTTCTAATTCAACCCTTCGAACTGCTAATAGCCGTGCTAATTGGATCGATGTCCACCGTGCGATGAAGGAGAAGTGTTCTGCTACTTTAGATTCATTATCACCAACTCAAGCGCCTAAAGATCCACCGGGATCCAGCTGCAACAGTGGTGAAGGATAAATGCCATTTCAGgtcagaagaaaaagaaaggagagaattACAAGAATTCGAGGTAAACAGAATTGGATTGTAAGGATGAACACAGCGATAGAAATGAAACCATGATTAAGAAAAGAAGATTAAAAATCTAGATCATCTTCCAACAATGCGAAACTAATATGGAGATAACGTCACATTCTTAACATTTAGCCCCAGCTGATGAAACAGCCATCGAGTgtcaaaaatatgaaatgaataaacagagagacagagacttGATCCAGATATATGCTCAGAGCCATGGCTAGGCATAACAACCACCCTGGCATGCTATTTACCCGTGCATTTGAAGGGCTAGAACTAATATATGTTGGCGATTATGCATCATATGGGTGGATTTAGACTTTAATCAACAGTGAGGGCAACTCCATCCAAGATTTTGTTGTGGTAGAGTGCCTGATCTACTAAGGGTGGGTAACATGGTAATGGAAATTTCAgatgaatgaacaaatgaattaCTACAGAATGAAGCTGTAGGTCAGGAATGAAGGCACATTTGGATCAGCCTATTAGGAAGAATACTGAATTGAGTACGAAAGTAAAGGTGTTGTTACAAGAGCACTGACATTGAGGTGCAAATAATCTGTCTGGCCAATACATTTTATTGCATCTAAAGCCAACACCATGTAAAAGAGAGAGATCTATCTTCTACCCTGCAATCTTGGCATGCACCTGCCTACGAATAGGTGCCGCAATCCCTCCAAACACATCTCAGTCCATTGCCAACCGTAGACCTGAACAAGAAACCGTTGTCTTAAAGCTCTGGCATCCCCTTTCCTGTTTTGGCATCATAAGTCCTCTCCAACACATGTTCCATTGGAGTATCTTTTGGCCCAGCTGAAAAAAGAAGCATATATTACTGATTTGGCTAAGAAGAAGCATCAAGAACACCGAGTTCAACAGCAAGTCATTGAAGAATTAAAGGGTCCTACAACAATTACAATTTTACTAGATTATTGACTTCATAACTGAGTCTCTCATTGATGCATGTGGTCCAGGCTCACCCACAAACACTTCCATGCACAAGAACAGACAAATATGCATATTCACAGTacatgttccaaaaatagacATCAATAATATATAGCATCTCAGTTATAGCTCTAGGTAGCTACCAACGGTTGGTCTTGGTGTAGTCCGTATCTTCAAAATCTCTGGACGAGGAATTATGTTACCAGATGCACCTTGACCTCTTGCTACTCTCACTTTTGTGCCATCTTCAAGATATTTAATTCCAACCTTACATGGACTCCTGTAAAAGTAAACAGCAATAAAGAGCATATTCAATAAACAAAGACAAACTACCAGAAAACAGTGCAAACCCAGAGAGTATATATACCCTGTGATTGGGTCAAGAACTTGAACATTTGACACATGAAGAGGGGCTTCCACAGTGAATATCCCCCCTTCATGACCTTGGCCTTGCTTAATATGTTTTTTGACCTGCTCAAGATTTGGTAATTCTTGGTCAAATAAAGAATGGATATGGATATAATAGTGCAGCTATTGATATTAGGTTTGGTTTTACAAGACAAACGCTACATGTTGCATTGACTTGCACGACTCATAACACCAGTACGTGTTATGCACCTCGTGATGCTAACATATATGAGGATGGTAAAGCCATACATTATCATGCCAGACCACAGTGACAATCCATATCACATACTTTGCTTCCAATGCCTTCCATGTTTTCTCAAATGACAACCACAACGCATCTGTAGGTATTCATATTCCTCTTAAATATGAAAAGATAACTTGGATAAGCAGGGGAAGAGGATATATCCACAAAGGCCCGTGTAGGAACGACACTTCCATTAGACCTGTAGCTTTTGCAAACAGTAGCATTTTCTTACTAAATGCCGGGAGACACTAAACAAAGGTAACGACATAGTGCCCAATTGCGGCTTGCCACAATAGAAGAAGCTAAATCTATCACATATCCACTGTCCACAGATAAGTTCAAAACATAAGAGTTGGGAAGAAGATGGCACATATGAAAAGGCAGAATAAGGTCCAATCGCTCTCACCAAGTTCTTTCCCTCGACAATCACACGATTTTGAGACCGGACGACACGCTTAACGACGCCCTTCTCACCCTTATCCTTCCCCCTAATAATCATTACCTGCGAGCAGTCAGGATAAGGAAAACATGAGTAATTCCCACTTAAAAATTTTAACGGAAGAGTTAAACTTTAACTTTTTTATCGAAGCGCACATTATCTCCTCTAAGGATCTTCCAGTTGTGGATGAGCTTCTGAGCTGATTTCCAAACCATTAAGGGCGAAAGAAAGTTCACGAGACAGTTCAGTTGCCAAGAAGCAAGTATCCCTGCCAGCCATCATCAAGTCACGTCACGGCGAGAAATAATAGGAAACATTACATTCCCAATGAGGATTactcaaagaatcaaccatTCACTCCATAAAAATGCTGCAAAAGACTAGAAGATCGAGAAGACTTGGGTGTAATATGTCTTGCACTCGCTGCACTTCTATTTGACTTAAACTTCTAGCAGGTCAAGCATTGCATTGTCTCAAAAGACATTGAGTCATTACCACCAATCCAAAAAGAGTCTACTAAACCTGTTCAGATGTAGTCTACTTTGCGCACTCTCCTCGCATCAAAAAGCCCAAATTAGAATCATCTCCTAAATATCTTCCTAGAGTGTACAAAAACAATGAGGCATTTCTTTACTAGCACcaacaaacaaattaaaaaaatgaggaatttaACTCAAAAACCACACAACTCACCAAGTAATAGACTAAGAGACCGCCGACTCAGGAGGCAAAAGTTACAGCCTTTGATACAGGAATGGAGTTATCGGACCGGGCGACGTAATGTGGGACTAATCTCCTCAAACATTCAATGGCTAGGTTTCCGCAATCTATAATTCATCACCATTAGGGGCAAATTGTTTTTACACACTCGAAATATATCCAATTGACATCGCGAATTCCCAAATCTCTA
The sequence above is drawn from the Eucalyptus grandis isolate ANBG69807.140 chromosome 11, ASM1654582v1, whole genome shotgun sequence genome and encodes:
- the LOC104426646 gene encoding uncharacterized protein LOC104426646 is translated as MLPKQNLKTRRGSFRGDHRSLYILAPSLTVSLSLSLSISTVLCSCRTTLIRPSFQITKNPPTRRPPKPTRHLSLSLYLSISLARCQTLGSLPVRRPIGHVREALPQRRPLLRLRLRLRRRRRRQPALLPRPRLPELRRHLRTALASPSAPPPPPPGILTLSSPGAEDSGQERIGNFLERCCYCQKTIRESDEVFMYGHLRAFCTADCREKQVAMDKLREKRPVESKNVRGGHTVG
- the LOC104426647 gene encoding 50S ribosomal protein L24 yields the protein MVWKSAQKLIHNWKILRGDNVMIIRGKDKGEKGVVKRVVRSQNRVIVEGKNLVKKHIKQGQGHEGGIFTVEAPLHVSNVQVLDPITGSPCKVGIKYLEDGTKVRVARGQGASGNIIPRPEILKIRTTPRPTVAGPKDTPMEHVLERTYDAKTGKGMPEL